In Rutidosis leptorrhynchoides isolate AG116_Rl617_1_P2 chromosome 2, CSIRO_AGI_Rlap_v1, whole genome shotgun sequence, one genomic interval encodes:
- the LOC139893142 gene encoding auxin response factor 18-like — protein sequence MMINVMNEVQTCIDSQLWHACAGGMVQMPSTNSKVFYFPQGHAEHAVSGDVNFDKFPRIPSYIMCRVSAINFMAEPDTDEVYAKIGLVPLKNQNDYSPNDNDDRSLGFDQTKNENQDHPKSFAKTLTQSDANNGGGFSVPRYCAETIFPKLDFTADPPVQTLLAKDVHGKIWKFRHIYRGTPRRHLLTTGWSNFVNNKRLVAGDSIVFLRSDNGELCVGIQRAKRGIGNGRLCGFEKFSPESVIEAANLAATGQPFEVLYYPRASTPEFVVKVSTVVAAMSVQWCPGMRFKMPFETEDPSRINWFMGTVSSAQANDQIRWPNSPWRLLQVSWDEADLLQNMKRVNPWLIELVPNIHLSPFSPPRKKSRIVQTLDFPLISSLIATNNIPTSIQGARHNNSESRSDHNQNSQVKNIEKTKEPDEKVSCLLTMANSNSKPSLNKNDDEEKRKREHVFMLFGQPILTEQQILESWSGDGSVVLQHGPVESSSDEAGP from the exons ATGATGATTAATGTGATGAATGAAGTCCAAACATGTATTGACTCACAGTTATGGCATGCTTGTGCTGGTGGTATGGTACAAATGCCATCAACTAACTCAAAGGTTTTTTATTTCCCTCAAGGACATGCTGAACATGCTGTCTCGGGGGACGTAAATTTTGATAAGTTCCCCCGAATTCCGTCTTACATTATGTGTCGGGTTTCTGCCATAAATTTTATGGCAGAACCCGACACAGATGAAGTTTATGCTAAAATAGGACTAGTCCCCTTGAAAAATCAAAACGATTATAGccctaatgataatgatgatagaaGTTTAGGATTTGATCAAACCAAGAATGAAAATCAAGATCATCCAAAGTCATTCGCAAAGACATTGACTCAATCGGATGCTAACAACGGCGGTGGATTCTCGGTTCCTCGTTATTGCGCCGAGACCATATTCCCGAAGTTGGATTTCACCGCTGATCCACCAGTACAAACCCTTTTGGCCAAGGATGTTCATGGGAAAATTTGGAAGTTTAGACATATTTATAGAGGGACCCCACGACGTCATCTTTTAACAACAGGTTGGAGTAATTTTGTGAACAATAAGAGACTTGTGGCTGGTGATTCGATTGTTTTTCTTAGATCTGATAATGGTGAACTTTGCGTTGGGATTCAAAGGGCTAAACGGGGAATCGGTAATGGTAGATTGTGTGGGTTCGAGAAATTTAGCCCCGAGTCGGTGATAGAAGCTGCGAATTTAGCGGCAACTGGTCAGCCGTTTGAGGTTTTGTACTATCCACGAGCTAGTACTCCTGAGTTTGTTGTGAAAGTGTCAACTGTTGTGGCTGCAATGAGTGTTCAATGGTGTCCTGGGATGAGATTCAAGATGCCTTTTGAAACGGAGGATCCATCACGAATAAACTGGTTCATGGGGACTGTTTCTTCGGCTCAGGCCAATGATCAAATACGCTGGCCTAATTCTCCTTGGAGGCTTCTTCAG GTATCGTGGGATGAAGCGGATTTGCTACAAAACATGAAGCGAGTAAACCCATGGTTGATTGAATTGGTGCCGAACATTCATCTTTCGCCGTTTTCACCTCCTAGGAAAAAGAGCCGAATTGTGCAAACTCTCGATTTCCCTCTAATTTCATCACTTATCGCCACCAACAACATCCCCACAAGCATTCAGGGAGCCAGGCATAATAATTCTGAATCTCGATCAGATCATAATCAAAATTCCCAAGTCAAGAATATAGAAAAAACAAAAGAACCCGATGAAAAAGTTTCTTGCTTGCTAACAATGGCGAATAGCAACTCGAAACCAAGTTTgaataaaaatgatgatgaagaaaaaAGAAAGAGGGAGCATGTGTTTATGTTGTTTGGTCAACCAATATTGACTGAACAACAGATATTAGAGAGTTGGTCGGGTGATGGTTCGGTGGTCCTACAACATGGTCCAGTTGAAAGCTCATCTGATGAAGCTGGTCCATAG